The nucleotide sequence ttaaaaatatgaatctAAAAATACCAAtagataataaagaaaatattaatttatttggaTATCTAAATTGTAAACATGAAGATAGTGATGTAAatattcttaaaaaaatattccgATTTTCATCCAATTTCTCAACTACTTGTAATagtgcattttttattcaaccagaatataaaaaacataagtCTGCAATATTACCAAATCATGTTATACCAAAAAGAGTATTGACAGTattagatataaataatgaagaaagAAAACTTAGATTTAATGCACCCGCTGCTAAAAGAATGATCTTAAATAGTTTAAGTACAAACCATCcagaaatatattcatatccAAAACACAGAAACAtgaaaaattcaaatttataCCCAGATCACCATAACCAAAATAGATATCCATATGATCACATGTCAGGtaataatcaaaattatgGAAATTTTAATCCTAAGGACTATAATTATGTTCATAACCCTCGTAATTATGATTCTTATTCAAATTCATCAAAAAATCAATCACATCACTACAATCAAAACCATCCAaattacaataataattaccCTCCATTATCGCACAATAAAAATGCCCCCTTATATGGTAACAATCTCCATtcatatgataataaaaatgatagtGATTATAATATGCACAATGGAAACCgtaatattcaaaatgcTCACATTTATCATAGTAATGCAAGAAATAATCACAATAATTATGGGGGACAAAGAAATACCTACAATAAAGATCCAGCACATCATGATGGATCATACAATAATTCTTATAACCCAAATCATGGCAATAATTACGGAAAACATAGAAATGATAAACCCTCTTCAAGCCATTTATACAATTCTGGTGGTAATTACCATGgtagttataaaaataacaattataACTCTGGAGGAAACAATTACAATAATTATAGCCACCATAATAATGATTCACCTCATCATTCAAGGAATTCCTCTAGATATAACGATGGAAATTCACGTGCAGAACCTAAAAAAACACATTACTATAACAGATCTATGCCATATAAAGATAAGGAACATTAAATAGTGTTTAAAGAAGGATATACTTTTTTGCCCCTTTTTTCTCACTTTCGatcacaatttttttttaattatacatGCAATTATTGTTTCATCGGTGGAAACAGTGATTTCCTCCATTATTTACATTCGAGTTTAATTGTAATCATAGATTTTTAATTCTataacaaattatttaaattgtggtcttatatttattcgtttcaattttatttattttttccattttccttcctttttttcattttttttgtggtgtttaattttttatttcgtataattttatattcgcAATAGAAGACActtcattaaaaaaaattaaaaaatatgtgcataaaataaaggTTAGTTTtggatattatatatatagtatatatattcatataggcttaagaaaataaataaatcattGAAAAACGCATGTATCTTCTTATGAGCATGCTCCCTACACTATAAGAATAGTCTTTAGACATTTCccttatattattttgtgagaaaaagtttaaatataattgttaaTCATTGAAAATGTGCCAATAGATAGCATATTTCCTTGTAACACCATTTTGTTATGTGTAAAACAAATGACTattttaaacataaaaattgttttcataaataacaccattaatataaacctttatataaatatatttgataggattaaaaggaataataaaattcgtaataaataaataaatatgtatatatatgtaagcttttttattcttatatatttttaagggatattaaaacattttgtttaaaaattaGTCATATACTATTGTGTGCAcagttttattatatcaaaaaaatggtGTATGGACAAAAAACCAAATTAgtagtaaataaaattatgactTTGTTCTACTCCTATATTAATCACCTCCAAAAACAACAATAATTCTATTACTTTATAGccatatttaattatagtatttttatgcacacacaaaaaaaaaatatatatatagctatATTAATGaaccatatttttatgaacaaaaaaaaaaaaaaaaaaaaagttgcTGTATCTACACATTTTAAcctgtatttttttcaaattttatgaacaaaatagaGAAAAGGAATAATTCTATTtgtatttccattttttttttttggttaTTTCTTGTTTAgtattataataacatGTACACACaacacataaaaaaatgcacacctatataaaaaaaaatatatatatacctataaaatatatacttgcataaatatatgattatataaatgtgtaaatatattatagactgtttattttaaagCACATTGTTTGtctaaattaaataaacattGAATTGTAgatatttatcattagctatttataataacattttaCAGAAATATGCAGCAAATATTATTGCGTTTGCAATTTACAAATACTCCTAAACATTCGAATTTTTAATActgtgttttatttttattattttaggCTTTGTTTCGTTTTGTACCTttctatttatatttattaatactactttatgttatattttttttttctttactaTGTCAATCCTATTTTaacaacatatttttttacgtTGTATACCATTGTGAATAAtcttcttatatttttttaaacctTATTTCTAAAAAGATTAGTTTTTAgtgaaataatttaatgcacacatatacataaaacGAAAAGAATATACAGCTTTCCTTTTATTGGAATTGTATggtatattttcaattattttgccaaaaaatacatacatatatatatatgtttatgcATCATATGTATGttgaaaatggaaataatagGCGCAAAACCGAgtgtaaattttaatttttttgatgaaGAAGCACAAAAcaatgataatttaaattatttagagaatactaataattatgataaaagGGAAGATCAGGATTATTGTTATTCAAATAGAAGAATGTTTTTAGATAAAAACAGTGAAAATAGAAGGAAAGAATCACCTAGTAAAAAACCAGGTTTATGTGTAGATGAAATTTGTACATGCGGCTTTCATAAATGTcctaaaataataaagccTCTACCTTTCGAAGGTGAAAGCAATTATAGAAGCGAATTCGGGCCCAAACCATTACCTGAATTACCGCCAAGAATAGAAAACAAACCTCATAAATCATTGCCTTTTGAGGGAGAAAGTAACTATAGAAGCGAATTTGGTCCTAAACCATTACCTGAATTGCCACCAAGGGTTGAAACAAAATTAGTGAAGTCGTTGCCTTTTGAAGGAGAAAGCTGTTATCGAAGTGAGTTTGGACCAAAGCCATTACCCGAGTTACCACCAAGAGTTGTAACCAAATTAGTGAAATCGTTGCCTTTTGAAGGAGAAAGCTACTATCGAAGTGAATTTGGACCTAAGCCATTACCAGAAATACAACCAAGAGTAGAACATAAACCTCATAAAACATTACCTTTTGAAGGAGAAAGTAACTATAGAAGTGAATTTGGCCCTAAACCATTGCCTGAGCTTCCACCAAGAGTTGAAACAAAATTAGTAAAATCATTACCATTTGAAGGAGAAAGTCATTATAGAAGTGAGTTTGGACCAAAACCATTACCAGAAATACAACCAAGAATAGAAAACAAACCTCCTAAATCATTGCCTTTTGAGGGAGAAAGTAATTATAGAAGCGAATTTGGTCCTAAACCATTACCTGAATTACCACCAAGAGTTGAAAATAAACCTCATAAGACATTACCTTTTGAAGGGGAAAGCAACTATAGGTCTGAATATGTAAGAAAAGTTATTCCTATTTGTCCAGTAAATTTATTGCCTAAATACCCTACACCTACTTATCCATCTGAGCATGTATTTTGGGATGATGTAAAACAAACAtggtattaaaaaaaataaatatatgaacaagATAATAATACCATTGCAAAATTACAATGAAATCCATTACTTATTTGTGCAGAGATATTTGAATACATAGATgtagtaatatatatgcatatatggcTGTAAGCATGTTCTGGCAAATTAAACTatttatgataaatattcattacatgcatgtataaaattttagccacaataaattgtttttctttaaaaaaaaattcctttgtttataattgttatctaataaatttttgccttttatttttttaaatcgcTACTGTCTAATCTATAATATTCCACTATTTTAGaattcaatatatataatagtaaagacataaatattttactattCCTTCCATTTTTctcattatatatgcatatatagtTGTTATcgaaatttaataaaaaggaaacgCTAAAAAATACTCACATGCAAATTAAGTTGATTATAATGAATAGGAAATCGATTGAATGATTTGtgcataaattaaaatagaaAGCCATATTACTTCCACAAAATGATGCGGCTCATATTTCATTTCTTATTATTCTTATAATACACTTTAGTtgtgtttttattattttttccaagtatatatatccaaTTAAgcttatgtatatttatcgaaaaggaaaagatacaaataaaacatatttagcGTATCTTCTTGCGCATATTCATAAAGTTTGTGAAactgtttataaaaatatcatacaaataaaatgtaagttgaaataaataaattaataaattatttgtgaCTATATATGATCGTATGCATATGCAACAAACAGAAAGATATACGTGTGCAAGGAGAATACATAATGAGTTCTccttaaaaatgtaaaaacaAACTTGTTATAAgcaaagaatatatatttttaaaatacataaaaacatgtgaaaatattaaccaAACAATGCcatataaaagtaaaacTATGAATGAGTATATATGATCCAATTTGTGAGTCAATAAGCCTTTATATATGGGCGTGTTTTTTGTATTCCCATTTTCATAGGGAAGTACCCTTCTTTGTTCTATGCCAAgacaaataatatgaatattatgaacaatATCTTTCAAAATTAACTATAATTCTTGGTTCGAATAATCAAAACCAAAGTTTTCCTTTATAAATTTCTCTACAGGCTCCATGTCATCTCTTGATCTAAGTTTTTTAAGGAGAAtgtttaattttgtaaCCATTTCAATTACTTCATTTATTGATAGCTCATTCATCTGTTTAGAAACATCTCTTAAAActtctaaaaataataattcttttGATTCATATGATGAAATATCATGCGAATT is from Plasmodium chabaudi chabaudi strain AS genome assembly, chromosome: 8 and encodes:
- a CDS encoding subpellicular microtubule protein 1, putative, which codes for MLKMEIIGAKPSVNFNFFDEEAQNNDNLNYLENTNNYDKREDQDYCYSNRRMFLDKNSENRRKESPSKKPGLCVDEICTCGFHKCPKIIKPLPFEGESNYRSEFGPKPLPELPPRIENKPHKSLPFEGESNYRSEFGPKPLPELPPRVETKLVKSLPFEGESCYRSEFGPKPLPELPPRVVTKLVKSLPFEGESYYRSEFGPKPLPEIQPRVEHKPHKTLPFEGESNYRSEFGPKPLPELPPRVETKLVKSLPFEGESHYRSEFGPKPLPEIQPRIENKPPKSLPFEGESNYRSEFGPKPLPELPPRVENKPHKTLPFEGESNYRSEYVRKVIPICPVNLLPKYPTPTYPSEHVFWDDVKQTWY